From a single Solanum dulcamara chromosome 4, daSolDulc1.2, whole genome shotgun sequence genomic region:
- the LOC129887312 gene encoding probable acylpyruvase FAHD1, mitochondrial isoform X1 yields the protein MYAKIQTFTIARNLVCTGGRAIAKSFASRNMATAGAATVAHQNLISVGSKIIAVGRNYAAHAKELGNAVPKEPVLFMKPTSSYLENGGTIEVPHPLESLDHEVELAVVISQRARDVPEAAAMDYVGGYALALDMTAREIQATAKSAGLPWTVAKGQDTFTPISSVLPQSMVPDPHDIELWLKVDGELRQKGSTRDMIFKIPYLISHISSIMTLLQGDVILTGTPKGVGPVKVGQKIDAGITGLLDVHFDVGRRPGAKQQ from the exons atgtaTGCGAAAATTCAAACATTTACCATTGCTCGAAACCTAgtgtgcactggcggtagagcAATCGCTAAATCATTTGCATCAAGGAACATGGCCACCGCCGGCGCCGCAACGGTAGCTCATCAGAATCTTATTAGCGTCGGCAGTAAGATCATCGCCGTCGGTCGTAACTACGCCGCTCACGCCAAAGAACTCGGCAACGCCGTGCCTAAG GAGCCGGTGTTGTTTATGAAGCCCACATCGTCTTATTTAGAGAACGGAGGGACAATTGAAGTTCCTCATCCATTGGAATCACTGGATCATGAGGTGGAGTTGGCAGTTGTCATCAGCCAAAGAGCTAGAGATGTACCTGAAGCCGCTGCTATGGACTATGTTGGAG GCTATGCACTTGCTTTGGATATGACTGCAAGGGAGATCCAAGCTACTGCAAAG TCTGCAGGCCTGCCATGGACTGTTGCTAAAGGCCAAGACACATTCACTCCTATCAGCTCAGTT TTACCACAGTCGATGGTGCCAGATCCCCATGACATAGAGTTGTGGCTGAAG GTTGATGGAGAACTTCGGCAAAAAGGCTCAACAAGAGATATGATATTTAAGATCCCATATTTGATTAGCCACATAAGTTCTATCATGACTCTTCTCCAGGGAGATGTTATTTTAACTG GGACTCCCAAAGGAGTTGGTCCCGTTAAGGTTGGTCAAAAGATTGATGCTGGCATAACAGGTCTCCTGGATGTGCACTTTGATGTTGGACGACGCCCAGGAGCGAAACAACAGTGA
- the LOC129887312 gene encoding probable acylpyruvase FAHD1, mitochondrial isoform X2 produces MATAGAATVAHQNLISVGSKIIAVGRNYAAHAKELGNAVPKEPVLFMKPTSSYLENGGTIEVPHPLESLDHEVELAVVISQRARDVPEAAAMDYVGGYALALDMTAREIQATAKSAGLPWTVAKGQDTFTPISSVLPQSMVPDPHDIELWLKVDGELRQKGSTRDMIFKIPYLISHISSIMTLLQGDVILTGTPKGVGPVKVGQKIDAGITGLLDVHFDVGRRPGAKQQ; encoded by the exons ATGGCCACCGCCGGCGCCGCAACGGTAGCTCATCAGAATCTTATTAGCGTCGGCAGTAAGATCATCGCCGTCGGTCGTAACTACGCCGCTCACGCCAAAGAACTCGGCAACGCCGTGCCTAAG GAGCCGGTGTTGTTTATGAAGCCCACATCGTCTTATTTAGAGAACGGAGGGACAATTGAAGTTCCTCATCCATTGGAATCACTGGATCATGAGGTGGAGTTGGCAGTTGTCATCAGCCAAAGAGCTAGAGATGTACCTGAAGCCGCTGCTATGGACTATGTTGGAG GCTATGCACTTGCTTTGGATATGACTGCAAGGGAGATCCAAGCTACTGCAAAG TCTGCAGGCCTGCCATGGACTGTTGCTAAAGGCCAAGACACATTCACTCCTATCAGCTCAGTT TTACCACAGTCGATGGTGCCAGATCCCCATGACATAGAGTTGTGGCTGAAG GTTGATGGAGAACTTCGGCAAAAAGGCTCAACAAGAGATATGATATTTAAGATCCCATATTTGATTAGCCACATAAGTTCTATCATGACTCTTCTCCAGGGAGATGTTATTTTAACTG GGACTCCCAAAGGAGTTGGTCCCGTTAAGGTTGGTCAAAAGATTGATGCTGGCATAACAGGTCTCCTGGATGTGCACTTTGATGTTGGACGACGCCCAGGAGCGAAACAACAGTGA
- the LOC129884980 gene encoding uncharacterized protein LOC129884980, producing the protein MEEVEHKTMRVNGINMHIAEMGQGPIVLFLHGFPELWYSWRHQMPFMASHGYRVVAPDLRGFGDTTGAPKGDFTEFTTLHVVGDLVELLNIIAPNQEKVFLVGHDWGAMIAWSMCLYRPDKIKALVNMSVPFVPRNPISKPIVVLRATYGDEYYIIRFQEPGEIEEEFAQLGTKTVLEKLLTNRNPEPLKLPKGKPFDESPVILPPWLTEKDVDYYATKYEHTGFTGGLNYYRALDLNWELTAPWTGSKIEVPVKFIVGDLDITYNAAGVKDYIHKGGLKKDVPLLEDVVILKGVAHFLQQEKPDDVNKHIYVFFQGISSSD; encoded by the exons ATGGAGGAGGTTGAACACAAGACAATGAGAGTGAATGGGATAAACATGCACATTGCTGAAATGGGCCAAGGCCCAATAGTCCTATTCCTTCATGGCTTCCCGGAACTATGGTACTCGTGGCGCCACCAAATGCCGTTCATGGCATCTCACGGATACCGGGTGGTGGCCCCAGACCTCCGTGGTTTCGGAGATACCACGGGAGCACCCAAAGGTGACTTCACGGAGTTCACCACCCTCCATGTTGTTGGTGACCTTGTGGAACTCCTTAACATCATTGCCCCTAACCAGGAGAAGGTGTTTCTAGTTGGCCATGACTGGGGAGCTATGATTGCTTGGTCTATGTGTTTGTATAGGCCCGATAAGATCAAGGCCCTTGTGAATATGAGTGTTCCATTCGTCCCAAGAAACCCGATTTCAAAGCCCATTGTAGTTCTGCGCGCTACTTATGGAGATGAATACTACATTATAAGATTCCAG GAGCCGGGAGAAATAGAAGAAGAGTTTGCTCAATTAGGAACCAAGACAGTGTTGGAGAAGCTACTGACTAACCGAAACCCTGAACCATTAAAGTTGCCTAAAGGAAAGCCATTTGATGAAAGTCCAGTCATATTGCCCCCTTGGCTCACTGAAAAGGATGTTGATTACTATGCTACCAAATATGAGCACACTGGCTTCACAGGTGGATTGAACTATTACAGAGCACTTGATCT AAACTGGGAACTGACAGCACCATGGACAGGGTCGAAAATAGAAGTACCAGTTAAGTTCATAGTGGGAGATTTGGACATAACTTATAATGCAGCAGGAGTCAAGGATTATATACACAAGGGTGGGTTAAAGAAAGATGTACCTTTGCTAGAAGATGTGGTTATCTTGAAAGGGGTAGCACATTTTCTTCAACAAGAAAAGCCTGATGATGTTAACAAACACATCTATGTCTTCTTCCAGGGCATTTCTTCCTCTGattga
- the LOC129884191 gene encoding uncharacterized protein LOC129884191, which translates to MAPFESLYGRRCRSPIEWFDSAEMNSLDTNLLRDVLEQEAGVIEGEFEEMGTKNVLKKFLTYRNPGPLYLKKGKPFEDSDDELPCWLSEQDIDFYANKYEQTGFTGPLNYYRAIDRNWEVTAAWTGAKIQVPVKFFVGDLDITYNAPGAKDYLHKGAFKKYVPLLEEVVVLQDVGHFIHQEKPKEINEHIYNFIHKISSSKNHSNHLCYALDFIFILSPLHQLMY; encoded by the exons atggccccattcgagTCATTGTATGGGAGGCGATGCCGATCTCCTATTGAGTGGTTCGATTCAGCTGAGATGAATTCTTTAGACACAAACTTGCTTAGAGATGTCTTGGAGCAG GAAGCTGGAGTAATAGAAGGTGAATTTGAGGAAATGGGTACCAAGAATGTTTTGAAGAAGTTCCTAACATATAGAAACCCAGGTCCACTTTACTTGAAGAAAGGCAAACCATTTGAAGATAGTGATGATGAGTTGCCTTGTTGGTTATCTGAGCAAGATATTGATTTCTATGCTAACAAGTATGAACAAACTGGCTTCACTGGACCATTGAACTATTATCGAGCAATAGaccg AAATTGGGAGGTTACAGCAGCATGGACTGGGGCTAAAATCCAAGTACCAGTAAAATTCTTTGTGGGTGACCTTGACATTACTTACAATGCTCCTGGGGCCAAGGATTATTTACACAAAGGAGCATTCAAGAAATATGTCCCACTCTTGGAGGAAGTTGTGGTATTACAAGATGTTGGACATTTCATCCACCAAGAAAAGCCTAAAGAAATTAACGAACATATTTACAATTTCATTCACAAAATCTCATCCTCTAAAAATCACTCCAACCATCTGTGCTATGCTCTAGACTTTATCTTTATTCTTTCTCCACTGCATCAACTTATGTACTAG